A stretch of the Photobacterium toruni genome encodes the following:
- a CDS encoding fimbrial protein codes for MIKFFFVLIMILFSNLVCASNSSYVTSAKLNISLIISNICEIHIPKHNVNFNMVSVEQLKKRRGNIISIPITVTCTGSYKNENIALSFKPLNESGHFGLPSSGVLNTTTKNLGILLTTYGSAFRSSYNAKSNYQGNNGPLIFYSPYIISSDNNHSFTINAQPIIENNNDTIKSGKFSAGVIVTLSYA; via the coding sequence ATGATTAAATTTTTTTTTGTATTAATAATGATTTTATTTTCAAACTTAGTCTGCGCAAGTAATAGTTCGTATGTAACGAGTGCAAAATTAAATATATCGTTGATTATTTCTAATATTTGTGAAATACACATACCTAAACATAATGTTAATTTCAATATGGTGAGTGTTGAGCAATTAAAAAAAAGGCGTGGAAATATAATTTCAATACCGATCACCGTAACGTGTACAGGAAGTTATAAAAATGAAAATATAGCATTATCATTTAAGCCATTAAATGAGAGTGGGCACTTTGGATTACCATCGTCAGGGGTATTGAATACGACGACTAAAAATTTAGGTATTTTATTAACAACTTATGGCTCAGCGTTTCGATCTTCATATAATGCAAAGAGTAATTATCAAGGGAATAACGGCCCACTTATTTTTTATTCGCCTTATATAATATCCAGCGATAATAATCATTCGTTTACTATTAATGCTCAGCCAATTATTGAAAATAATAATGATACGATAAAAAGTGGAAAATTTTCAGCGGGGGTTATTGTTACATTGTCTTATGCTTAA
- a CDS encoding formate dehydrogenase subunit gamma, with the protein MSLNQTILRHKPLDRVVHWTVALTGIWTLLSGLSFMFAPLHFLSYVYGTPQLARILHPFGAIVMTIGLFFLVIRYWSHNHFEKGDLQWMLKVKDVLTENEENVPEAGQYNAGQKMILRQFIACGVLLLVTGLIAWRAYFSAYFSIDVVRIALIVHSIAALVFALSLIIHAYMAYWVKGSIDGMLEGKVSPAWAKKHHPRWFRSLSSNKDQH; encoded by the coding sequence ATGAGTTTGAACCAAACAATTTTACGTCATAAACCTTTAGATCGTGTTGTGCATTGGACGGTAGCGTTAACAGGTATCTGGACTTTATTGTCTGGTCTATCTTTTATGTTTGCTCCACTACACTTCCTTAGCTACGTCTATGGTACGCCACAACTTGCACGTATTTTGCATCCATTTGGTGCGATCGTGATGACAATTGGGCTATTTTTCTTAGTGATCCGTTACTGGAGCCATAACCACTTTGAAAAAGGTGATCTCCAATGGATGCTAAAAGTTAAAGATGTTTTAACTGAAAACGAAGAAAACGTACCAGAAGCAGGCCAATACAACGCAGGTCAAAAAATGATCTTACGTCAGTTTATTGCCTGTGGCGTATTGTTGTTAGTAACGGGTCTGATTGCATGGCGCGCTTACTTTTCAGCCTACTTCAGCATCGATGTAGTACGTATCGCATTGATTGTGCATTCAATCGCTGCCCTTGTATTTGCCTTAAGTTTAATTATCCATGCCTATATGGCATACTGGGTAAAAGGCTCAATTGATGGCATGTTAGAAGGTAAGGTTTCTCCCGCTTGGGCTAAGAAACACCACCCTCGCTGGTTCCGTTCGCTATCTAGCAACAAAGACCAACACTAA
- the selB gene encoding selenocysteine-specific translation elongation factor yields the protein MIIATAGHVDHGKTKLLQALTGINADRLPEEQQRGLTIDLGYAFMAYHSAKSNQQQRLGFIDVPGHEKFLSNMLAGVGTAHHAMLIVAGDEGMMPQSYEHLTILRLLAMDSLTVVITKSDLTTVAQQQQLEATLSQLLFQYGFTQATIFHCSAHTNDGIDILKQHLIELADNEQQHDNTLNFKLAIDRAFHVKGSGLVVTGTALNGHINVGDSLCLVSHNQLKKGHSQPQVVRIKSIHAQGQATQSATANQRVALNISGDIDKANLNRGDWLLQTAPTQIIKRITVKLTANQQIKHWQNIQIFHAATHTTGRIALLEDKQLVDGDSALAEITLDTPLCLAEQDRLLLRDPAKKINLGSAIIIDLLPPNRGKRNPQRLEYLNHRASLVSLNDIITFKLQHAPQSRQQLLEQHQCQSDVISHLLAINTTINQYGDYLCFDSYQQALQQHIIATLEQYHQQAQDTLGVGKDRLYRMAALNQPQVIFNAIIAQLLDQQQLANTRGWLHLAAHQLQLTPSELQCWHQIEQLMATNPQPWWIRDLASEMGENEESLRKLSYKLAQLSYVAAIVKDRYVSHQYLVNMATAVRQHTLQHQKLETAEFRDISQLGRKVAIQLLEYFDKIGFTKRKFNYRELKDQNLLQD from the coding sequence ATGATTATTGCTACCGCTGGCCATGTCGATCATGGTAAAACCAAACTGTTACAAGCCCTTACTGGGATCAATGCCGATCGACTGCCAGAAGAGCAACAACGTGGTCTCACGATTGATTTAGGCTATGCCTTTATGGCTTACCACTCAGCAAAATCTAACCAACAACAACGGTTAGGTTTTATTGATGTTCCCGGCCATGAAAAATTCCTATCCAACATGCTCGCAGGCGTTGGTACAGCTCATCACGCAATGCTGATTGTCGCTGGTGATGAAGGCATGATGCCGCAGAGCTATGAGCACCTGACTATTTTACGGTTATTAGCCATGGATAGTTTAACGGTAGTGATCACTAAATCTGATCTCACTACCGTTGCACAACAACAGCAACTCGAAGCAACATTAAGCCAATTATTATTTCAATATGGCTTTACTCAAGCGACGATTTTTCACTGCTCAGCACACACTAATGATGGTATTGATATACTTAAACAACACCTAATTGAGCTTGCCGATAATGAACAACAACACGATAATACGCTCAATTTTAAACTCGCTATCGATCGTGCTTTTCACGTTAAAGGCTCAGGATTAGTTGTCACAGGAACGGCATTAAATGGTCATATAAATGTTGGTGATAGTCTGTGTTTAGTCAGCCATAATCAGCTTAAAAAAGGTCATAGCCAGCCGCAAGTAGTACGCATAAAAAGTATTCACGCACAGGGCCAAGCAACGCAATCTGCAACAGCAAACCAACGGGTTGCACTCAATATTAGTGGCGACATTGATAAAGCAAACTTAAACCGTGGCGACTGGCTATTACAGACAGCACCCACCCAAATAATCAAACGGATCACGGTAAAATTAACCGCCAACCAACAGATTAAACATTGGCAAAATATTCAAATATTCCATGCCGCGACTCATACTACTGGCCGGATTGCGTTATTAGAAGATAAGCAATTAGTAGATGGTGATAGTGCACTTGCTGAAATAACTCTTGATACGCCATTGTGTTTAGCCGAGCAAGATCGATTATTACTGCGCGATCCAGCAAAAAAAATCAATCTTGGTAGCGCGATTATTATTGATCTACTGCCTCCTAATCGTGGTAAACGTAACCCGCAGCGACTTGAGTATCTCAACCACCGTGCCAGCTTAGTCTCACTCAATGATATAATTACCTTTAAGCTTCAGCATGCCCCGCAATCACGCCAACAACTACTAGAACAACATCAATGCCAATCTGATGTTATTAGCCACTTATTAGCCATAAATACAACGATCAATCAGTACGGTGACTACCTTTGCTTTGACAGCTATCAACAAGCATTACAACAGCATATTATCGCCACACTAGAGCAATATCATCAGCAAGCACAAGATACACTTGGTGTTGGTAAAGATCGGCTATACCGTATGGCTGCACTTAATCAACCTCAAGTTATCTTTAATGCAATTATCGCCCAACTGCTTGATCAGCAACAATTAGCAAATACCCGTGGTTGGCTCCATCTAGCTGCGCATCAATTGCAACTAACACCGTCTGAACTACAATGCTGGCATCAAATAGAACAATTGATGGCAACAAATCCTCAGCCATGGTGGATACGCGATCTTGCATCAGAAATGGGTGAAAATGAAGAGAGTTTACGAAAACTTAGCTATAAACTAGCGCAATTAAGCTACGTTGCTGCCATCGTCAAAGATCGCTATGTCAGCCATCAATATCTAGTAAATATGGCAACTGCAGTTCGCCAACATACCCTTCAACATCAAAAATTAGAAACAGCTGAGTTTAGAGATATTAGCCAGTTAGGGCGTAAAGTTGCCATTCAGTTATTAGAGTATTTTGATAAGATAGGTTTTACTAAACGTAAATTTAATTATCGCGAATTAAAAGATCAGAATTTATTGCAGGATTAA
- the fdhE gene encoding formate dehydrogenase accessory protein FdhE has product MSVKILDKDTIVKQKSDGFNPLIIGQPATIFHARAARLRQLAQDSFMADYLLLAGQIVQQQLHLVETFNSTVQQQLQTKTMAWPIKLDNTWHAILDPMLTQLTSALRPIVSDDIVKVIDSISQIDQQTLQHYFHALQQNQPERVPADIAIILWGCINTLMSLIVTNTQLEWQPEANAKQSHCPLCGGAPAASLIQGSGHRYLHCSQCEAQWHRLRAECTQCGDSENIQLQSESLEDSVRAETCSHCQSYLKMLVLEKNPQLDPIADDLATIVLDQKLSQMEFYRSGFNPFLLPLAQ; this is encoded by the coding sequence ATGAGCGTTAAAATTTTAGATAAAGACACCATTGTTAAGCAAAAAAGTGATGGCTTTAATCCATTAATTATTGGTCAACCTGCAACCATTTTTCATGCCCGCGCTGCACGTTTACGTCAGTTGGCACAAGACTCTTTTATGGCAGATTACCTCTTATTAGCTGGTCAAATAGTGCAGCAACAACTGCATTTAGTTGAAACGTTTAATAGTACCGTACAACAGCAATTACAAACCAAAACAATGGCATGGCCAATTAAACTAGACAATACTTGGCACGCAATTTTAGACCCAATGTTAACTCAGTTAACCTCCGCACTACGTCCTATTGTTAGCGATGATATCGTTAAAGTTATTGATAGTATTAGCCAAATAGATCAACAAACATTGCAACATTACTTTCATGCATTACAACAAAACCAGCCAGAGCGTGTTCCTGCCGATATTGCGATCATTCTTTGGGGTTGCATTAATACACTAATGAGCTTAATTGTCACTAATACTCAATTAGAATGGCAACCAGAAGCCAATGCAAAACAATCACATTGTCCTCTTTGTGGTGGCGCACCTGCGGCAAGTTTAATTCAAGGCAGTGGTCATCGTTATCTACATTGCAGTCAATGTGAAGCACAATGGCATCGACTACGCGCTGAATGTACACAATGTGGTGATAGTGAAAATATTCAACTCCAAAGTGAATCACTAGAAGATAGTGTTCGTGCTGAAACCTGTAGTCATTGCCAAAGTTATTTAAAGATGCTGGTACTTGAGAAGAACCCTCAATTAGATCCAATTGCCGATGATTTAGCAACAATAGTTTTAGATCAAAAACTGAGTCAAATGGAATTCTACCGTAGCGGCTTTAACCCATTTTTACTGCCTCTGGCTCAATAA
- the fdnG gene encoding formate dehydrogenase-N subunit alpha yields the protein MNISRRQLFKLCAGAVATTTIASLATIPQKAWAQARDFKLTAAKETRNTCSYCSVGCGTLLYSTGATGGNIKQKVFHVEGDPDHPVSRGALCPKGAGLAGFVNSEQRLKFPEYRAPGSDKWQRLTWDEAFSRIAKLMKQDRDANLVKTNDEGTTVNRWLTTGMLCASAESNENGWLTQKFARGLGMVPVDTQARIUHGPTVASLAPTFGRGAMTNNWVDIKNADLILVMGGNAAEAHPVGFRWAIEAQKTRNAEIIVVDPRFTRTAAVADHYAPIRSGADIAFLLGAIRYLIASSQVNHEYVKAYTNASFIVRDDYAFHDGLFSGYDAEKRKYDRSSWFYQLDDQGYALKDESLQHPRCVWNLLKDHVSRYTPDVVSNITGTPVDVFEHVCKALGSTAADNRVATILYATGWTQHSKGAENIRCMAMIQLLLGNMGMAGGGVNALRGHSNIQGITDLGLLAQSLPGYLKLPSDKDVDLAAHLKHHTPVALEADQTNYWQHYPAFFVSLLKSFYGKNATAENNFGYDMMPKWDQGYDMLRVFEMMNKGEMNGYICQGFNPVASMSNKQKTLDALSKLKYLVVVDPLVTETSTFWQNKPNVNEVDTANIDTEVFRLPCACFAEEDGTIVSSARWLQWHWKAADMPGEAKGDAEILAGIFLKMRDMYRQNGGTYPDPILSLDWNYAIPAAPNTKELAQELNGKDANGKQLSSFSKLKADGSTNAACWLYTGSWTEAGNQTARRDNSDPSGLGIAPNWAWSWPANRRVLYNRASTRPDGSPWDKARILVEWNGNKWVGPDVPDFNAKLPPSSNAGPFIMQPEGVGRLFALDKMAEGPFPEHYEPFETPIGTNPLHKNVVSNPAARLFKDDAAQLGTKTDFPFVGTTYRLTEHFHTWTSHSHFNAVLQPEQFVEIGEGLAKERGINNADMVRVTSKRGSIEAKAYVSKRITPLHVNGQAVHTVGIPIHWGYEGDTKPGYLANTLSPCVGDANSQTPEYKAFLVNVEKVK from the coding sequence TTGAGGGTGATCCCGATCATCCAGTAAGCCGTGGTGCATTATGTCCTAAAGGTGCGGGCCTAGCTGGTTTTGTTAACAGCGAACAACGTTTGAAATTCCCAGAATACCGTGCTCCTGGTTCAGATAAATGGCAACGTCTAACATGGGACGAAGCATTTAGCCGTATCGCTAAACTAATGAAACAAGACCGTGATGCTAACTTGGTAAAAACCAATGACGAAGGCACCACCGTTAACCGCTGGCTAACAACAGGCATGCTTTGTGCCTCAGCGGAAAGTAATGAAAATGGTTGGTTAACTCAGAAATTTGCCCGTGGTTTGGGTATGGTTCCTGTAGACACTCAAGCGCGTATTTGACACGGTCCAACGGTAGCAAGTCTTGCTCCAACATTTGGCCGCGGCGCGATGACCAACAACTGGGTCGACATTAAAAATGCCGACTTGATCTTAGTAATGGGCGGTAACGCAGCAGAAGCACACCCTGTAGGCTTCCGCTGGGCGATTGAAGCTCAAAAAACTAGAAACGCTGAAATCATTGTGGTTGATCCACGTTTCACGCGTACAGCAGCTGTTGCTGATCACTATGCACCGATCCGTTCTGGTGCTGATATTGCTTTCCTATTAGGTGCTATTCGTTACCTAATCGCTAGCAGTCAAGTGAATCACGAGTATGTTAAAGCATACACAAACGCAAGCTTTATTGTACGTGATGATTACGCATTCCACGATGGTCTATTCTCTGGCTATGACGCTGAGAAACGTAAGTATGATCGTAGTTCTTGGTTCTACCAACTTGACGATCAAGGTTATGCACTAAAGGATGAATCACTGCAACATCCTCGTTGTGTATGGAACCTACTTAAAGATCACGTATCTCGTTATACACCAGATGTTGTATCAAATATCACAGGTACGCCTGTTGATGTGTTTGAACACGTTTGTAAAGCACTAGGTAGCACAGCTGCGGATAACCGCGTTGCCACTATTTTGTACGCAACAGGTTGGACACAGCACTCTAAAGGCGCTGAAAACATCCGTTGTATGGCAATGATCCAGTTACTACTTGGTAACATGGGTATGGCTGGCGGCGGTGTTAATGCCCTACGTGGACACTCTAACATTCAAGGTATTACTGACCTTGGCTTGTTAGCACAAAGTTTACCTGGTTACTTAAAACTGCCATCTGATAAAGATGTCGATTTAGCTGCTCACCTTAAGCACCACACACCAGTGGCACTTGAAGCGGATCAAACCAACTACTGGCAGCACTATCCAGCATTCTTCGTATCATTACTGAAGTCTTTCTACGGCAAAAATGCAACGGCTGAGAATAACTTTGGCTACGATATGATGCCGAAGTGGGATCAAGGCTACGACATGCTACGCGTGTTTGAAATGATGAACAAAGGTGAAATGAATGGCTATATTTGCCAAGGTTTCAACCCTGTTGCTTCAATGTCGAACAAGCAAAAAACATTAGATGCTTTATCTAAACTGAAATACTTAGTGGTTGTCGATCCACTTGTAACTGAAACTTCAACGTTCTGGCAAAATAAACCTAACGTTAATGAAGTTGACACTGCAAATATTGACACAGAAGTGTTCCGTTTACCTTGTGCATGTTTTGCTGAAGAAGATGGTACCATTGTAAGTTCAGCACGCTGGCTACAATGGCACTGGAAAGCAGCTGATATGCCAGGAGAAGCAAAAGGTGATGCTGAGATTCTAGCGGGTATCTTCTTAAAGATGCGTGATATGTACCGACAAAATGGCGGTACTTACCCAGATCCTATCCTGTCTCTTGACTGGAACTATGCAATCCCTGCTGCGCCAAATACCAAAGAATTAGCACAAGAACTTAACGGTAAAGATGCTAACGGCAAGCAACTATCAAGCTTTAGCAAACTAAAAGCGGATGGTTCGACTAATGCTGCTTGTTGGTTATACACCGGTAGCTGGACGGAAGCGGGTAACCAAACTGCACGTCGTGATAACAGCGATCCTTCTGGTTTAGGTATTGCACCTAACTGGGCATGGTCTTGGCCTGCAAACCGTCGTGTATTGTACAACCGTGCATCAACACGTCCTGACGGTAGCCCATGGGATAAAGCACGCATCTTAGTTGAATGGAATGGTAACAAGTGGGTTGGTCCTGATGTGCCTGACTTTAACGCTAAATTGCCACCATCAAGCAATGCAGGTCCATTTATCATGCAACCTGAAGGCGTAGGTCGTCTGTTTGCACTTGATAAAATGGCTGAAGGTCCGTTCCCTGAGCACTACGAACCGTTTGAAACACCGATTGGTACTAACCCATTACATAAAAATGTGGTTTCAAACCCAGCGGCACGTTTGTTCAAAGATGATGCAGCTCAACTAGGTACGAAGACTGATTTCCCATTCGTGGGTACGACTTATCGTCTAACTGAGCACTTCCATACGTGGACAAGTCACTCTCATTTCAATGCAGTATTGCAACCTGAACAATTTGTAGAAATTGGCGAAGGATTAGCGAAAGAGCGTGGCATTAACAATGCTGACATGGTGCGTGTAACCTCTAAGCGTGGCTCTATTGAAGCTAAAGCTTATGTCTCTAAGCGTATTACGCCACTGCATGTTAACGGCCAAGCGGTTCACACTGTTGGTATTCCTATTCACTGGGGCTACGAAGGCGATACTAAGCCGGGTTACCTTGCGAATACGTTATCGCCATGTGTCGGTGACGCTAACTCACAAACGCCTGAATACAAGGCATTTTTGGTTAACGTAGAGAAGGTGAAGTAA
- the fdxH gene encoding formate dehydrogenase subunit beta: MGMESQNIIRSSATSSITPSPDARERQIQVTKLIDVTCCTGCKGCMDACSEWNNLRGKVGTFEGSYQNPPNTTAETWTTIHFKEIEEDNKFKWLFSKHSCMHCSDPGCLKACPEPGAIVQYENGVVDFNSEKCVGCGYCIAGCPFDIPRMNPVDNRVYKCTLCLDRLQAGQVPSCAKTCPTGALRFGPREEILEYANQRVAALQAKGHKKAGIYNPQGVGGTHVIYVLHDITDPERYDLPKDPKISETVKLWKDDLKPLAAAGLVGTLALAAIHRVTVGRSRVAEDEGDEK, from the coding sequence ATGGGTATGGAATCACAGAATATTATTCGTAGTTCTGCTACATCGTCGATTACTCCATCTCCTGATGCGCGTGAGCGTCAAATTCAGGTAACAAAGTTAATTGATGTAACGTGCTGTACTGGCTGTAAAGGCTGTATGGATGCCTGTAGTGAGTGGAACAACTTACGCGGAAAAGTGGGCACTTTTGAAGGTTCTTACCAAAATCCGCCAAATACGACAGCTGAAACTTGGACCACTATCCACTTCAAAGAAATTGAAGAAGATAACAAGTTTAAGTGGCTATTTAGCAAGCACAGTTGCATGCACTGTTCTGATCCTGGCTGTTTAAAAGCCTGCCCAGAACCAGGTGCTATCGTGCAATATGAAAACGGTGTTGTTGATTTCAACTCGGAAAAATGTGTCGGTTGCGGTTACTGTATCGCTGGCTGCCCATTTGATATTCCGCGTATGAACCCTGTTGATAACCGCGTTTACAAATGTACGTTATGTCTTGATCGCCTTCAGGCAGGTCAAGTGCCGTCATGTGCAAAAACTTGCCCAACAGGTGCATTACGTTTTGGTCCTCGTGAAGAAATTCTTGAGTATGCCAATCAACGTGTTGCTGCTCTGCAAGCAAAAGGCCATAAAAAAGCAGGTATCTACAACCCACAAGGTGTTGGCGGTACACACGTAATTTACGTTCTGCACGATATCACTGATCCTGAGCGTTACGATCTACCTAAAGATCCTAAAATCAGCGAAACAGTGAAGTTATGGAAAGATGATCTCAAGCCACTTGCCGCTGCCGGCTTAGTGGGTACTTTAGCGCTTGCTGCAATCCACCGTGTAACGGTTGGTCGTAGTCGTGTTGCTGAAGATGAAGGAGATGAGAAATGA
- a CDS encoding sugar-binding transcriptional regulator: MSSLNNDNNHAESDQLTEIAIAYYQEGATQEEISQRFGMSRAKIGRLLRRAREEGVVEITVKYHPVFSEKLEQQLIERFNLKRALIALDQPDDKSQRQQVASLVSGYLAATLSDDMVVAVGQGRNIASIANHVGVVPHRNCRFVCGIGGTHRSGNAINADHICRQLAKKYDGISETLYAPAYVEDIIVKEAFMKNGTVKETLDRARRADVALVGVGDMNENSHMVKLGWFTPQEIVEARIRKGVVGDIAGYDFFDSQGKQADTMMSDRVIGLTMEELRHIPTVVVTAAENSKALALLGALRSGVVDVLATSVSNALTILNLDQQMK, translated from the coding sequence ATGAGCAGTTTAAATAATGATAATAATCATGCTGAGAGTGATCAGCTGACTGAAATTGCTATTGCCTATTATCAAGAAGGTGCAACACAAGAAGAGATATCACAACGTTTTGGTATGTCTCGCGCTAAAATTGGTCGCTTACTTCGTCGTGCAAGAGAAGAAGGGGTGGTGGAGATAACAGTTAAATATCACCCAGTATTTAGTGAAAAGCTTGAGCAACAATTAATTGAACGATTTAATTTAAAGCGAGCATTGATTGCATTAGATCAGCCTGATGATAAATCTCAACGCCAACAAGTAGCGAGTCTTGTTTCTGGCTATCTTGCCGCAACATTATCAGATGATATGGTAGTCGCTGTTGGGCAAGGACGAAATATTGCTTCGATTGCGAATCATGTTGGTGTAGTGCCACATCGTAATTGTCGTTTTGTATGTGGAATTGGTGGTACTCACCGTTCTGGTAATGCGATTAATGCTGATCATATTTGTCGACAACTTGCGAAAAAATATGATGGTATCAGTGAAACTCTTTATGCTCCCGCTTATGTAGAAGACATTATTGTTAAAGAAGCATTTATGAAAAACGGTACGGTTAAAGAAACCTTAGATCGTGCTCGTCGTGCTGATGTAGCTTTAGTTGGTGTTGGAGATATGAATGAAAATAGCCATATGGTTAAATTAGGTTGGTTTACTCCTCAAGAAATAGTAGAAGCTCGCATTCGTAAAGGTGTAGTCGGTGACATTGCTGGTTATGACTTTTTTGATAGTCAAGGTAAGCAAGCTGATACCATGATGAGTGATCGGGTGATTGGTTTAACCATGGAAGAGTTACGTCATATTCCGACTGTTGTGGTGACGGCTGCTGAAAATAGTAAGGCATTAGCTTTATTGGGTGCGTTACGATCTGGAGTGGTTGATGTACTTGCGACCAGTGTTAGTAACGCTTTAACTATTTTAAATCTTGATCAACAGATGAAATAG
- a CDS encoding fimbrial chaperone, translating to MINKYIYVLLFFMTTQCYASFVLDGTRYIYDGNKKNIAVQITNDSNNEYGGQIWIENTDQPKDNIYFIPAPAFFTISKNQIQIDSIINVNNSLPKNKESLFYLNVQEIPLKSTTNNSLQIAMNTRVKLIYRPKAIINDRAGAENKINIISKNGDIYLNNPTPYYFAITSVNANNQPLQLSSVIMNRLTVFKPFSKVMLGNYGDKNISFKAINDYGAVINYKIKSI from the coding sequence ATGATAAATAAATATATATATGTTTTATTGTTTTTTATGACTACGCAATGTTACGCATCTTTTGTTTTAGATGGTACTCGATATATCTATGATGGAAATAAAAAAAATATTGCAGTGCAAATAACAAATGATTCAAATAATGAATATGGTGGGCAAATATGGATAGAGAATACAGATCAACCTAAAGATAATATCTATTTTATACCAGCACCTGCTTTTTTTACAATATCAAAAAATCAAATTCAGATTGATTCAATAATAAATGTAAATAATAGTTTACCTAAAAATAAAGAATCATTATTTTATTTAAATGTTCAAGAAATACCATTAAAAAGTACAACAAATAATTCATTACAAATCGCTATGAATACAAGAGTGAAATTAATTTATCGACCTAAAGCTATAATAAATGATAGAGCAGGAGCAGAGAATAAAATTAATATAATAAGTAAAAATGGAGATATATATTTAAATAATCCAACACCATATTATTTTGCAATAACTTCTGTAAATGCTAATAATCAACCATTACAGCTTTCATCAGTAATAATGAATAGATTAACTGTTTTTAAGCCGTTTAGCAAAGTTATGCTTGGTAATTATGGTGATAAAAATATTTCTTTTAAAGCAATTAATGATTATGGTGCAGTAATTAATTATAAGATAAAGAGTATTTAA